From one Eptesicus fuscus isolate TK198812 chromosome 21, DD_ASM_mEF_20220401, whole genome shotgun sequence genomic stretch:
- the LOC103301410 gene encoding zinc finger protein 235-like, protein MIKFKEPVTFKDVAVVFTEEELGLLDPSQRKLYRDVTLENFRNLVSVGHLSSKPDVISQLEREEKLWTMEIQTQRGGHSAENCRNENEMETLDEAGVRCLSLGELSCWQIGRHVVSKLRKSQVSMLHIQEKTSQFPKQHNSPGQVGAEVSIQEDSCIMSLIENHSSINESQAFTAGRDQDSWSNIYLNETQNYQRSCKQMPMKNKLCIFAPCANIFSCNSHHHDDDIVHKREKAHSNEDGGEDISNVSSLAQLSIIHTGQKTYPCSECEKVFSDSSRLEVHQQAHLAKKSLNCSTREDTSYSSAIPLQQYVHARKKRYWCHECGKCFSQSSNLQTHQRVHTGEKPYSCVECGKSFNQTSHLYAHLPIHTGEKPYRCESCGKGFSRSTDLNIHCRVHTGEKPYKCEICGKGFTQRSHLQAHERIHTGEKPYKCADCGKRFSCSSNLHTHQRVHTEEKPYRCDECGKCFSLSFNLHSHQRVHTGEKPYKCGECGKGFSSASSFQSHQRVHTGEKPFRCNVCGKGFSQSSYFQAHQRVHTGEKPYKCEVCGKRFNWSLNLHNHQRVHTGEKPYKCDECGKGFSQASNLQAHQSVHTGEKPFKCEACQKRFSQSSHLQAHQRVHTGEKPYKCDTCGKAFSQRSNLQVHQIIHTGEKPFKCEQCGKEFSWSAGLSAHQRVHTGEKPYTCQQCGKGFSQASHFHTHQRVHTGERPYICDVCCKGFSQRSHLVYHQRIHTAGDL, encoded by the exons atgatcAAGTTCAAG GAGCCGGTGACGTTCAAGGACGTGGCTGTGGTCTTcacggaggaggagctggggctgcTGGACCCGTCCCAGAGGAAGCTGTACCGAGACGTGACCCTGGAGAACTTCCGGAACCTGGTCTCAGTGG GGCACCTGTCCTCTAAACCAGATGTGATATCCCagttggagagagaggagaagcttTGGACGATGGAGATACAAACTCAAAGAGGCGGGCATTCAGCGGAGAACT GCAGGAATGAAAATGAGATGGAGACTCTTGATGAAGCAGGAGTCAGGTGCCTTTCTTTGGGAGAGCTTTCGTGCTGGCAAATCGGGAGGCATGTTGTGAGTAAATTAAGGAAAAGTCAAGTCTCCATGCTACATATTCAAGAAAAGACTTCTCAGTTCCCCAAACAACATAATTCCCCTGGTCAGGTGGGGGCAGAAGTCTCCATTCAGGAAGACAGCTGCATAATGAGTCTTATAGAGAATCATTCCAGTATTAATGAAAGTCAGGCATTTACAGCAGGGAGAGATCAGGATTCTTGGAGTAACATATATCTGAACGAGACACAGAATTATCAGAGAAGTTGTAAGCAGATGCCAATGAAAAACAAGTTATGTATATTTGCTCCATGTGCTAACATCTTCAGTTGTAATTCACACCACCATGATGATGATATAGTACACAAAAGAGAGAAAGCTCACAGCAACGAAGATGGTGGTGAAGACATCTCAAATGTATCATCTCTTGCCCAGCTCAGTATAATCCACACGGGACAGAAGACCTACCCGTGTAGTGAATGTGAAAAAGTATTCAGTGATAGCTCCAGACTTGAAGTTCATCAGCAGGCACACTTGGCAAAGAAGTCCCTTAACTGTAGTACACGTGAGGATACCAGCTATAGCTCAGCCATTCCCCTTCAACAATATGTTCACGCAAGAAAAAAACGCTATTGGTGTCATGAGTGTGGGAAGTGTTTTAGTCAGAGCTCAAATCTGCAAACTCATCAGAGAGTCCACACGGGGGAGAAACCCTATTCGTGCGTAGAGTGTGGGAAGAGCTTTAATCAGACCTCACATCTTTATGCTCACTTGCCTATTCACACCGGAGAGAAGCCCTATAGATGTGAAAGCTGTGGGAAGGGCTTCAGTCGTAGCACAGATCTTAATATTCACTGCagagtccacactggagagaaaccttacaaATGCGAGATATGCGGAAAGGGCTTCACACAAAGATCACATCTTCAGGCCCACGAAAGAATCCACACCGGAGAGAAACCATATAAATGTGCAGACTGTGGTAAGCGCTTTAGTTGTAGTTCAAATCTTCATACCCATCAGAGAGTCCACACGGAGGAGAAACCGTACAGATGCGATGAGTGTGGGAAGTGCTTCAGTTTGAGCTTCAATCTTCACAGTCACCAACGAGTCCACACGGGAGAGAAACCATATAAATGCGGAGAGTGTGGAAAAGGTTTTAGTTCGGCCTCAAGTTTCCAGAGCCATCAGAGggttcacacaggagagaaaccgtTTCGATGCAATGTGTGTGGGAAAGGCTTCAGTCAGAGTTCGTATTTTCAAGCCCATCAGAgagtccacactggagaaaaaccctaCAAATGTGAGGTGTGTGGGAAGCGCTTCAATTGGAGTTTGAATCTTCACAATCATCAGAGAgtccacacaggagagaaaccctataaatgtgaCGAGTGTGGGAAGGGCTTCAGTCAGGCTTCAAATCTTCAAGCCCATCAGAGTGTCCACACTGGGGAGAAACCATTCAAATGTGAAGCATGTCAGAAGCGATTCAGCCAATCTTCACATCTTCAAGCCCATCAGagagtccacactggagagaaaccatataAATGTGACAcctgtgggaaggccttcagccAGAGGTCCAATCTTCAAGTCCATCAGATAAtccacactggggagaagccGTTTAAGTGTGAGCAGTGTGGGAAGGAATTCAGTTGGAGTGCTGGGCTCAGCGCTCACCAGAGGGTCCACACGGGAGAGAAACCCTATACGTGTCAGCAGTGTGGGAAGGGCTTCAGCCAGGCCTCACATTTCCACACACATCAGAGGGTCCACACTGGAGAGAGACCTTACATATGTGATGTATGTTGTAAGGGCTTCAGCCAGAGGTCCCATCTTGTATATCATCAGAGAATCCACACTGCAGGGGACCTGTAG